A genomic window from Litoreibacter janthinus includes:
- a CDS encoding thermonuclease family protein, translated as MIGAGAVFALLVGPPAIDVANGLARAGSSCVALDIIDGDTLRVFCPEAGVRSARIKSYDAPERFSYKCLSEFAAGWLATQKLRSLLWTSGEIIITPDGSDRYGRLLIYLRAGGEGVARSMIKSGHGRAYTGGQRAGWCA; from the coding sequence ATGATCGGAGCAGGGGCCGTGTTCGCGCTGTTGGTTGGACCACCCGCGATTGATGTTGCCAATGGTTTGGCGCGGGCAGGTTCGAGTTGCGTGGCGCTCGACATCATCGACGGGGATACGCTTCGCGTCTTCTGCCCAGAAGCGGGTGTCCGGTCGGCGCGGATCAAAAGCTACGACGCGCCGGAGCGCTTTTCATATAAATGCCTTTCAGAGTTCGCCGCGGGTTGGTTGGCAACGCAAAAGCTGCGGTCCCTGCTTTGGACCTCCGGCGAGATCATCATCACACCGGACGGATCGGACCGCTACGGGCGCTTACTTATCTACCTGCGCGCAGGTGGTGAGGGGGTTGCACGTAGCATGATAAAAAGCGGTCACGGTCGCGCTTATACTGGCGGGCAGCGTGCGGGGTGGTGCGCATGA
- a CDS encoding hydroxymethylglutaryl-CoA lyase, producing the protein MSAVEIFEVGPRDGLQNEKAQIATADKIALVDMLSTAGFKRIEVASFVSPKWVPQMADSAEVLHGITRADGVSYAALTPNMRGLEGAIAAKADEVAVFASASEGFSKANVNATIEESIARFIPIMEAAPMPVRGYVSCVAECPYDGPTDPADVARVVAQLFDLGCYEVSLGDTVGRATPEQIDAMLKAVTQICDADKLAGHFHDTAARALLNIDVAMSHGVRVFDAAVGGLGGCPYAPGAAGNVATEAVLAHLENAGHTTGLDADIVARAGRMAQAMRG; encoded by the coding sequence ATGAGTGCGGTCGAAATCTTCGAGGTCGGGCCCCGTGACGGGCTGCAAAACGAAAAGGCGCAGATCGCCACCGCCGACAAGATCGCGTTGGTGGATATGCTGTCCACGGCGGGCTTCAAGCGGATCGAGGTGGCCAGTTTCGTCTCGCCCAAATGGGTGCCTCAAATGGCCGACAGTGCGGAGGTGTTGCACGGCATCACCCGTGCGGACGGTGTGTCTTACGCCGCGCTGACGCCCAATATGCGCGGGCTGGAGGGAGCGATTGCCGCGAAGGCGGACGAGGTGGCGGTGTTCGCCAGCGCCTCGGAAGGGTTCTCCAAGGCCAATGTGAACGCGACGATCGAGGAGAGTATCGCGCGGTTCATCCCGATCATGGAGGCCGCCCCGATGCCCGTGCGCGGCTATGTGTCCTGCGTGGCGGAATGCCCCTATGACGGCCCGACGGATCCCGCTGATGTGGCCCGCGTGGTGGCGCAACTGTTCGATCTGGGCTGCTACGAGGTTTCGTTGGGCGATACCGTTGGCCGTGCCACGCCGGAGCAGATTGATGCAATGTTGAAGGCTGTCACGCAAATCTGCGACGCTGATAAACTCGCGGGACACTTCCATGACACTGCGGCGCGCGCATTGCTGAACATCGACGTGGCCATGTCCCACGGAGTTCGAGTGTTTGATGCTGCGGTCGGGGGCTTGGGCGGGTGTCCCTATGCGCCCGGTGCGGCTGGCAATGTCGCGACAGAGGCCGTTCTGGCCCACCTGGAAAACGCGGGCCACACGACCGGACTTGATGCAGACATTGTGGCACGGGCGGGCCGGATGGCCCAAGCGATGCGCGGATAA
- a CDS encoding biotin carboxylase N-terminal domain-containing protein codes for MFSKILIANRGEIACRIIDTCRRLGVGTVAVHSDVDAKARHVAMADEAISLGGATPAESYLRGDAIIDAALTTGAQAIHPGYGFLSENPDLVEAVEKAGLTFIGPSAHAIRAMGLKDAAKALMVKAGVPVVPGYHEAGQDNLAAEADKIGYPVLIKAVAGGGGKGMRRVNAPKDFAQELEAAQTEAQKAFGNAAVLIEKYVSTPRHIEVQVFGDGTKAVHLFERDCSLQRRHQKVIEEAPAPGMTPEMRDAMGQAAVRAAEAVGYAGAGTVEFIVDASDGLHADRFYFMEMNTRLQVEHPVTEAITGVDLVEWQLRVASGEGLPARQEELSITGHSFEARIYAEDVPAGFLPATGTLRHLRFASGARIDTGVREGDGISPHYDPMIAKLTVHGPDRATTLAQLTRALKATQIGGTVTNIGFLAALSEHEGFAAGDVDTGLIERDLAALTAQSAPCTKTRALAAVAALGLHRTVPAFAGVSLWGGVEQTARFAFDEAEEARVETRAPSQFKVTLPDAVHELEHINGAWIIDEAKTAAGLWCDGAQGAVFWGNTYAFTVSDPLDRDAGQGAGDGVTRAPMPGLVRVVDVAAGAQVKAGDRLLVLEAMKMEHALRADADGIVAEVMTSAGDQVTAGAALVRMEADDD; via the coding sequence ATGTTCTCTAAAATCCTCATCGCCAATCGCGGCGAAATCGCTTGCCGGATCATCGATACCTGCCGCCGCTTGGGCGTTGGCACTGTGGCGGTCCATTCTGATGTGGACGCAAAGGCCCGCCATGTGGCGATGGCTGACGAAGCTATCTCCCTCGGTGGTGCCACGCCTGCGGAAAGCTACCTGCGGGGCGACGCCATAATTGACGCAGCTTTGACAACCGGCGCGCAGGCAATCCACCCGGGCTATGGCTTCCTGTCGGAAAACCCCGATCTCGTCGAGGCGGTTGAAAAGGCGGGCCTGACCTTCATCGGCCCCTCCGCCCACGCCATCCGCGCGATGGGATTGAAGGACGCCGCCAAGGCGTTGATGGTCAAAGCGGGCGTACCCGTGGTGCCGGGCTACCACGAGGCGGGCCAAGATAATCTCGCCGCCGAGGCCGACAAGATCGGCTACCCCGTGTTGATCAAGGCGGTCGCGGGCGGTGGCGGCAAAGGCATGCGGCGGGTCAACGCCCCCAAGGACTTCGCGCAGGAGTTGGAAGCTGCCCAAACCGAGGCGCAAAAGGCCTTCGGCAACGCCGCCGTGCTGATCGAAAAATACGTCTCCACCCCCCGCCATATCGAGGTGCAGGTGTTCGGAGACGGCACGAAGGCGGTGCATCTGTTCGAGCGCGACTGCTCCTTGCAACGTCGCCACCAAAAGGTGATTGAGGAAGCTCCGGCCCCCGGCATGACACCCGAGATGCGCGACGCGATGGGGCAGGCGGCGGTGCGCGCAGCGGAGGCGGTGGGGTACGCTGGCGCGGGCACGGTGGAGTTCATCGTGGACGCGTCCGACGGTCTACACGCAGACCGGTTCTATTTCATGGAGATGAACACTCGCCTTCAGGTTGAGCACCCCGTGACCGAGGCCATCACCGGCGTCGATCTGGTCGAATGGCAGTTGCGCGTGGCATCGGGCGAAGGGCTGCCTGCACGTCAGGAAGAGCTTTCAATCACCGGCCATTCCTTCGAGGCCCGCATCTATGCAGAGGACGTGCCCGCAGGCTTCCTACCCGCAACCGGCACGCTGCGCCACCTGCGCTTTGCCAGCGGCGCGCGCATTGATACCGGCGTGCGGGAGGGCGACGGGATCAGTCCGCATTACGACCCGATGATTGCCAAGCTGACGGTGCATGGCCCCGACCGCGCCACAACCTTGGCGCAGCTCACGCGGGCGTTGAAGGCGACGCAAATCGGCGGGACGGTCACCAATATCGGCTTCCTCGCAGCACTGTCGGAACATGAAGGATTTGCGGCAGGTGATGTCGATACAGGCCTGATCGAGCGCGATCTTGCGGCTTTGACCGCGCAGTCCGCACCCTGCACCAAAACCCGTGCATTGGCTGCGGTCGCAGCCCTTGGGTTGCACCGCACGGTGCCTGCGTTCGCAGGGGTGTCGCTGTGGGGCGGGGTTGAGCAGACCGCTCGCTTCGCCTTTGACGAGGCGGAGGAGGCGCGGGTTGAAACACGCGCGCCCTCGCAGTTCAAGGTCACCTTGCCAGACGCTGTGCACGAGCTGGAACACATAAATGGCGCATGGATCATCGACGAAGCGAAAACCGCTGCGGGCCTTTGGTGTGACGGGGCGCAGGGCGCAGTGTTCTGGGGTAATACATACGCGTTCACCGTGTCAGATCCGCTGGACCGCGATGCGGGCCAAGGGGCAGGCGATGGGGTGACCCGTGCACCGATGCCGGGTCTGGTGCGGGTCGTAGATGTGGCCGCTGGGGCGCAGGTTAAAGCGGGGGACCGTTTGCTTGTGCTGGAAGCGATGAAGATGGAACACGCCCTGCGCGCCGACGCGGACGGGATCGTCGCTGAAGTGATGACAAGCGCGGGCGATCAGGTGACGGCAGGGGCTGCCTTGGTGCGGATGGAAGCGGATGATGACTAA
- a CDS encoding glutathione S-transferase family protein — protein MTKITLHHAHQTRSMRSLWLLHELGVPFDVVVHPFGKNLRSEAFLKLNPSGRVPALEIDGQTLFETGAITEYLCETFPAGNLGRAAGDPERADWLVWVHFAETITQHCAALTQQHIALYEDHMRSPIVMKLEAARIGKCYAALEGRLQNRDYLLEGGFSAADISCGYSVYSGRHFAHIEPFPRLCAWYARITAREGFQKSLPPDGERLYPKEFYEVPA, from the coding sequence ATGACTAAGATCACGCTGCATCACGCGCACCAGACCCGCTCCATGCGCAGCCTGTGGTTGCTGCACGAGCTGGGCGTGCCGTTTGATGTGGTGGTGCATCCGTTCGGCAAGAACCTGCGCTCTGAAGCCTTTCTGAAGCTGAACCCCTCGGGCCGCGTTCCAGCTTTGGAGATCGACGGGCAAACGCTTTTCGAGACAGGTGCGATCACCGAATATCTGTGCGAAACGTTCCCCGCAGGGAACCTTGGCCGCGCTGCGGGCGACCCCGAGCGGGCCGACTGGCTGGTCTGGGTCCATTTCGCCGAGACCATCACCCAGCATTGCGCCGCGCTGACACAGCAGCACATCGCCCTGTATGAAGATCATATGCGCAGTCCCATCGTGATGAAGCTGGAGGCGGCGCGGATAGGAAAATGCTACGCCGCCCTGGAGGGACGGCTGCAAAATCGCGACTATTTGCTGGAGGGTGGCTTTTCCGCAGCCGACATTTCATGCGGCTATTCAGTGTATTCGGGCCGTCATTTTGCACATATCGAACCTTTCCCGCGCCTTTGCGCTTGGTACGCCCGCATCACCGCCCGCGAGGGCTTTCAAAAGTCTCTGCCGCCGGACGGGGAGCGTCTTTACCCCAAAGAGTTCTATGAGGTGCCAGCATGA
- a CDS encoding acyl-CoA dehydrogenase family protein, with the protein MFNASMNFDLGEDVNALRDMVHRWAQERVKPIAAEVDASNEFPAHLWTEMGELGLLGITVPEEDGGSGMSYLAHVIAVEEIARASASVSLSYGAHSNLCVNQIKLNGTAEQKAQYLPGLISGEHVGALAMSEAGAGSDVVSMSLKAEKRNDHYRLSGNKYWITNGPDASTLVVYAKTDPDAGPKGITAFIIEKSMKGFSTSPHFDKLGMRGSNTAELIFDDVEVPFENVLGEEGRGVRVLMSGLDYERVVLAGIGTGIMAACLDEVMPYMVERKQFGKPIGSFQLMQGKIADMYTAMNSARAYVYEAGRACDRGNITRQDAAACCLYASEQAMVQAHQAVQAMGGAGFLADAPVARLFRDAKLMEIGAGTSEIRRMLVGRELMGAMG; encoded by the coding sequence ATGTTTAACGCTTCGATGAATTTCGACTTGGGAGAAGACGTCAACGCCTTGCGCGACATGGTGCACCGCTGGGCGCAAGAACGCGTCAAACCGATCGCCGCCGAGGTCGACGCCTCCAATGAATTTCCCGCACATCTGTGGACCGAAATGGGCGAACTGGGCCTGCTTGGGATCACCGTACCAGAGGAAGACGGCGGCTCCGGCATGAGCTATCTGGCCCATGTGATCGCGGTCGAGGAAATCGCCCGCGCCTCCGCATCCGTGTCGCTGTCCTACGGCGCACATTCCAACCTTTGCGTAAACCAGATCAAGCTGAACGGCACCGCGGAGCAGAAGGCGCAATACCTCCCCGGACTCATTTCCGGCGAGCATGTCGGCGCTTTGGCGATGTCCGAGGCGGGCGCAGGCTCCGACGTTGTTTCCATGTCGTTGAAGGCGGAAAAGCGCAACGATCACTACCGCCTCTCCGGCAATAAATACTGGATCACCAATGGCCCCGACGCCTCCACCTTGGTGGTCTACGCCAAGACCGATCCTGACGCTGGCCCCAAAGGCATCACAGCCTTCATCATCGAGAAGTCGATGAAAGGCTTCTCCACCTCCCCACATTTCGACAAGCTTGGCATGCGCGGCTCCAACACCGCGGAGCTGATCTTCGACGATGTCGAAGTCCCGTTCGAGAACGTGCTGGGCGAGGAGGGGCGCGGCGTGCGTGTCCTCATGTCCGGTCTAGACTATGAACGCGTGGTTCTGGCGGGTATCGGCACCGGCATCATGGCCGCCTGTCTGGACGAGGTCATGCCCTACATGGTGGAGCGCAAGCAGTTCGGCAAACCCATCGGCTCGTTCCAACTGATGCAGGGCAAGATTGCGGATATGTATACAGCCATGAACTCCGCCCGCGCCTATGTCTACGAAGCGGGTCGTGCCTGTGATCGTGGGAATATCACGAGGCAAGACGCGGCTGCATGCTGTCTCTATGCGTCCGAGCAAGCCATGGTCCAAGCCCACCAAGCCGTGCAGGCGATGGGCGGAGCTGGATTTTTGGCTGACGCCCCCGTGGCCCGCCTGTTCCGCGACGCCAAGCTGATGGAGATCGGGGCAGGGACTTCCGAGATCAGGCGGATGCTGGTCGGTCGGGAGCTGATGGGGGCGATGGGGTGA
- a CDS encoding carboxyl transferase domain-containing protein — translation MKLTSNIAAGSEAFRANETANLEALRVVREAAQHAALGGGEGPRERHESRGKMLPRDRVANLLDPGSPFLEVGATAAHGLYDGAAPCAGVIAGIGLVQGRQVMVVCNDATVKGGTYYPMTVKKHLRAQEIAEENHLPCVYLVDSGGANLPNQDEVFPDRDHFGRIFYNQARMSAKGIAQIAVVMGSCTAGGAYVPAMSDVTIIVKEQGTIFLAGPPLVKAATGEVVTAEDLGGGDVHTRLSGVADYLAEDDAHALALARQAVGNIGGGVGSVTQGEAPAYDPSELLGVVPASLTTPYDIREVIARIVDGSRFDEFKKRFGETLVTGFADICGMQVGIIANNGVLFSEAAQKGAHFVELCSQRRIPLVFLQNITGFMVGRQYENEGIARHGAKLVTAVATTSVPKITMVIGGSFGAGNYGMAGRAYQPRFMWSWPNSRISVMGGPQAAGVLATVKRDGIERKGGTWSAEEEAAFKQPTIDMFEEQSHPLYASARLWDDGIVDPRKARDVLALSLRAALNAPIEETRFGVFRM, via the coding sequence ATGAAACTCACCTCCAACATCGCCGCCGGCTCCGAGGCGTTCCGCGCCAACGAGACCGCCAATTTAGAAGCCTTGCGTGTCGTGCGAGAGGCGGCACAGCACGCCGCATTGGGCGGCGGCGAAGGCCCGCGCGAACGCCACGAGAGCCGCGGCAAGATGCTGCCCCGCGACCGTGTCGCCAACCTGCTCGACCCCGGCTCGCCGTTTCTTGAAGTCGGTGCCACGGCTGCCCACGGGCTCTACGATGGCGCGGCGCCCTGTGCGGGTGTCATCGCGGGCATCGGCTTGGTGCAGGGCCGCCAAGTCATGGTGGTCTGCAACGATGCCACCGTAAAGGGCGGCACCTACTATCCGATGACGGTGAAAAAACACCTCCGCGCGCAGGAGATTGCCGAGGAAAACCACCTGCCTTGCGTCTACCTCGTGGACTCGGGCGGGGCGAACCTGCCCAATCAGGACGAGGTCTTCCCCGACCGCGACCATTTCGGGCGCATCTTCTACAATCAGGCCCGCATGTCCGCCAAGGGCATCGCGCAGATCGCCGTGGTCATGGGCTCCTGCACCGCAGGCGGCGCTTATGTGCCCGCCATGTCCGACGTCACCATCATCGTGAAGGAACAAGGCACCATCTTCCTCGCAGGCCCGCCCTTGGTGAAGGCCGCCACGGGAGAGGTTGTCACAGCGGAAGACCTCGGCGGCGGTGACGTGCACACGCGCCTGTCCGGCGTGGCGGATTATCTTGCCGAGGATGACGCGCATGCTTTGGCCTTGGCGCGGCAGGCGGTTGGAAACATTGGCGGCGGGGTTGGCAGCGTCACGCAAGGCGAAGCGCCCGCCTATGACCCGTCCGAATTGCTCGGTGTTGTGCCAGCCTCCTTGACCACCCCCTACGACATCCGCGAGGTGATCGCTCGGATCGTCGACGGCTCCCGCTTCGACGAGTTCAAGAAGCGCTTCGGCGAGACGCTGGTCACCGGCTTTGCAGACATCTGTGGCATGCAGGTGGGTATCATCGCCAACAACGGCGTGCTGTTCTCCGAGGCCGCCCAGAAGGGCGCGCATTTCGTCGAACTCTGCTCGCAACGCCGCATTCCACTGGTCTTCCTGCAAAACATCACCGGCTTCATGGTCGGGCGCCAGTATGAAAACGAAGGCATCGCGCGGCACGGCGCCAAGCTGGTGACCGCCGTGGCCACGACCTCCGTGCCGAAAATCACCATGGTGATCGGCGGCTCGTTCGGGGCGGGGAATTACGGCATGGCGGGCCGCGCCTACCAGCCGCGTTTCATGTGGTCTTGGCCCAATTCGCGCATCTCGGTCATGGGCGGCCCGCAGGCTGCCGGCGTTCTGGCGACGGTCAAGCGCGACGGGATCGAGCGCAAGGGCGGCACATGGTCCGCCGAGGAGGAGGCCGCGTTCAAGCAACCCACGATTGATATGTTCGAGGAGCAATCGCATCCGTTATACGCCTCCGCACGGCTCTGGGATGACGGCATCGTCGACCCCCGAAAGGCCCGCGACGTGCTGGCGTTATCTTTGCGCGCCGCGCTGAACGCCCCGATAGAGGAGACACGCTTCGGCGTGTTCCGGATGTGA
- a CDS encoding DegT/DnrJ/EryC1/StrS family aminotransferase, with protein sequence MFEVFDGSFTQQEPIPEEGIAAAMAVLQHGRLHRYNVTSGELGETALLEQEFAAFTGAKYALAVASGGYAMGCALRAVGVKPGDTVLSNGFTLAPVPGAIASVGAEPLFVETADNLTIDLDDLEAQIEASAARYLLLSHMRGHLCDMDRLMAICNAAGVTVIEDCAHTMGASWQGTPSGRHGKVGCYSCQTYKHVNSGEGGFLISDDDEVMARAIILSGSYMLYERHLAGPPAEVFERVKYVTPNISGRMDNLRAAILRPQLARLTAQVDAWNARYAALESGLRNAPGLAIIERDPRGVYVGSSIQFRLPEASPAEIEEFTSRCASRGVELKWFGAAEPKAFTSRYDSWRYARPQALARTDNILSGLLDMRLPLTFSIEDCELIARIIQSEARALHGRTALAG encoded by the coding sequence ATGTTCGAGGTTTTTGACGGCAGCTTTACCCAACAAGAACCGATCCCTGAGGAAGGGATTGCTGCCGCGATGGCTGTTTTGCAGCACGGTCGCCTACACCGCTATAACGTCACTTCGGGCGAACTGGGAGAAACCGCGTTGCTAGAGCAGGAATTTGCAGCCTTCACGGGCGCAAAATACGCGCTGGCTGTGGCCTCCGGCGGCTACGCGATGGGATGCGCGCTACGCGCGGTAGGCGTCAAGCCGGGCGACACGGTCTTGTCCAACGGGTTCACGCTGGCACCAGTACCGGGGGCGATTGCCTCGGTCGGGGCGGAACCGCTATTCGTGGAAACTGCCGACAATCTGACCATCGATTTGGATGACCTTGAGGCGCAGATCGAGGCCTCCGCCGCGCGCTATCTGCTGCTGTCCCATATGCGGGGACATCTGTGCGACATGGATCGACTGATGGCGATTTGCAACGCGGCGGGCGTCACGGTGATTGAGGATTGCGCCCATACAATGGGCGCCAGTTGGCAAGGCACCCCGTCAGGTCGTCATGGCAAGGTGGGTTGCTATTCCTGCCAGACCTACAAGCACGTGAATTCGGGCGAGGGCGGCTTTCTGATCTCCGACGATGATGAGGTGATGGCCCGCGCTATCATTCTGTCCGGCTCCTATATGCTTTATGAACGTCACTTGGCGGGACCACCTGCCGAGGTCTTCGAGCGGGTGAAATACGTCACCCCGAACATCTCGGGCCGCATGGACAATCTGCGCGCAGCTATCCTGCGCCCGCAACTTGCGCGTCTGACTGCGCAGGTGGATGCGTGGAACGCACGCTACGCAGCGCTGGAGTCCGGTTTGCGCAATGCCCCCGGACTGGCCATTATCGAACGTGACCCGCGTGGGGTTTATGTCGGTTCATCCATCCAGTTCCGGCTGCCCGAGGCTTCGCCTGCTGAAATTGAGGAGTTTACCTCCAGATGCGCATCGCGCGGTGTTGAGCTTAAATGGTTCGGCGCGGCCGAACCCAAGGCCTTCACCTCGCGCTATGACAGCTGGCGCTATGCGCGGCCTCAGGCTTTGGCGCGGACGGACAACATTTTGTCGGGCCTGCTGGACATGCGCCTGCCGCTGACCTTCTCCATCGAGGATTGCGAGCTGATCGCCCGAATAATTCAAAGCGAGGCCCGTGCCCTTCATGGCCGAACGGCCTTGGCGGGCTAG
- a CDS encoding lysozyme inhibitor LprI family protein, producing MRFVLLLLAMASPLSAADLTVEPARIYACHAATPEGQRSPDCLGAASDQCQLLPGGTTSQGIATCITAETAIWDDILNEEYQTTRADLKTRDADEGTDLAGGLQNVQRAWIAFRDAECDLTYDQWEGGSVRGIAYANCLLVMTAERSIALRDMRPR from the coding sequence ATGAGGTTCGTGCTGCTATTGCTTGCGATGGCATCTCCGCTCTCTGCTGCGGACCTGACCGTCGAGCCCGCCCGCATTTACGCCTGCCACGCCGCCACGCCGGAAGGCCAGCGCAGCCCTGACTGCCTCGGGGCCGCGTCGGACCAGTGCCAGTTGCTGCCAGGAGGGACCACCTCGCAAGGTATCGCGACCTGCATCACGGCGGAAACAGCCATTTGGGACGATATCCTGAACGAAGAATACCAGACCACCCGAGCCGACTTGAAAACCCGCGACGCTGACGAAGGCACCGATCTCGCGGGCGGCTTGCAAAACGTGCAACGCGCGTGGATCGCCTTTCGCGACGCCGAATGTGACCTGACCTATGACCAGTGGGAGGGCGGCTCCGTGCGCGGCATCGCCTACGCCAATTGCCTGCTGGTCATGACCGCCGAACGCAGCATCGCCTTGCGCGACATGAGACCGAGGTAA